In the genome of Oscarella lobularis chromosome 1, ooOscLobu1.1, whole genome shotgun sequence, one region contains:
- the LOC136192231 gene encoding uncharacterized protein: MVSYGTTGRVARILFRTNSFILKLLLLAVYVESSAKWLQPACGKCRCSENEQIVNCSGLGLSSLPVRLPPNAVVLDFSHNELRDFPLSIIYHSITARHVQKVYLHHNELSDIGAFVFKNWPSLRLLDLGYNKLNTLPAKMFLNTNRLTELNLSHCNIERISPNSFAGCNLSILDLSYNRLTSIGRDQLRGVSEQPSLIDLSHNELQSVSANNGLPNRQCPKPYLHLGHDTVCSNTSTVDWTKEYHSCVICAKDSNYDTKSIVLGLVISAVIVLLIALAIRFKMRRQQTFLPLSRYEKVSFLGPRKYSDNSLTTDDSLDSFMIEYKALDIRKKIAIGGYGSVYKAKLNGMTVAVKKLVCYPGKQNEIHDMVREATLLGKLHHANIVRLIAVCSDPSNMCIVTELALQGSVRTYLKTRNERIKWPEKLRMLHDAANGVLYLHTRHPPVIHRDLKSSNLLLDANWRVKVCDFGVSKCKSMITFYKNRKPLHEKGLGLGKMTESSGHTKAPGTLRWTAPEFLSNRPKLTVKSDVYSFGMVMWEFASASFKPPADPKARKEYLCPFPHLIWSHEVADAILRGERPLIPSVCIPSVRDLIYQCWQNNYANRPDFKLILASLAEIAIEQGSDLTETSDGSDFASEAD, encoded by the exons ATGGTGTCGTATGGAACAACGGGCCGTGTTGCGCGTATTCTCTTTCGAACGAATTCGTTTATTCTGAAACTGCTTCTCCTTGCCGTGTACGTCGAATCCTCGGCCAAGTGGCTACAGCCCGCTTGCGGCAAATGTCGATGCTCTGAAAATGAACAAATCGTCAACTGTTCGGGACTCGGACTATCTAGCCTACCCGTTCGACTTCCACCCAATGCCGTCGTTCT aGATTTTTCACACAACGAGTTAAGGGATTTTCCACTTTCTATCATATACCACAGTATTACGGCGCGCCACGTTCAGAAAGT CTACCTCCATCACAATGAACTAAGTGACATCGGAGCGTTTGTCTTCAAAAATTGGCCTTCTCTTCGGTTACt GGACTTGGGATACAACAAACTCAATACGCTGCCCGCGAAAATGTTCCTCAATACGAATCGTTTGACAGAATT AAACCTTAGTCATTGCAACATTGAAAGAATATCGCCCAACTCATTTGCCGGATGCAACCTTTCTATATT AGATCTGAGCTACAACAgactgacgtcaattggGCGTGATCAGCTCCGGGGTGTCTCGGAGCAGCCTAGCCTAAT AGACTTGTCTCACAACGAACTGCAAAGCGTCTCAGCAAACAATGGTCTGCCAAACAGACAATGCCCAAAACCATATCT GCATTTGGGTCACGACACGGTCTGCTCTAACACTAGCACCGTCGACTGGACCAAAGAGTACCATTCGTGTGTCATCTGCGCCAAAGATTCGAATTACGATACAAAGAGCATCGTCTTGGGCCTCGTAATATCAGCTGTCATCGTATTACTCATAGCACTCGCCATCCGTTTCAAAATGAGAAGGCAACAAACGTTTCTACCGTTGTCTCGATACGAAAAAGTCTCGTTTCTCGGACCGCGCAAATACAGCGACAACAGTCTCACTACGGACGACAGCCTAGACTCGTTCATGATCGAATACAAAGCTCTAGACATCAGAAAGAA AATTGCCATTGGCGGCTACGGATCGGTATACAAAGCCAAGCTCAATGGAATGACAGTGGCAGTAAAGAAATTAGTCTGTTATCCCGGCAAACAAAATGAGATTCACGATATGGTTAGGGAAGCTACTCTATTAGG TAAATTGCATCACGCTAATATCGTACGCCTGATCGCCGTTTGCTCGGATCCGTCCAACATGTGTATAGTGACGGAGCTCGCTCTTCAAGGATCGGTGAGAACGTATCTCAAAACTCGTAATGAGAGAATCAAATGGCCCGAGAAACTACGGATG TTACACGATGCCGCCAACGGCGTGCTCTATTTGCACACGAGACATCCTCCCGTTATACATCGCGATCTCAAATCGAGCAATTTGCTTTTGGATGCAAACTGGCGAGTGAAAGTGTGCGATTTCGGCGTTTCGAAGTGCAAATCGATGATAACATTCTACAAAAATCGCAAACCGTTGCATGAAAAAG ggcTTGGGCTGGGCAAAATGACTGAATCGAGCGGTCACACGAAGGCTCCCGGCACGCTCCGATGGACCGCACCGGAGTTTTTGAGCAATCGTCCAAAGCTAACCGTCAAATCGGACGTCTATTCATTTGGAATGGTGATGTGGGAATTTGCATCGGCATCCTTCAAACCTCCAGCCGATCCGAAGGCCAGAAAGGAGTACCTCTGCCCATTTCCTCACCTAATTTGGTCGCACGAG GTTGCTGATGCGATACTGAGAGGTGAACGACCGCTTATACCTTCAGTATGCATTCCGAGTGTTCGCGATCTAATCTACCAATGCTGGCAGAATAACTACGCCAACCGACCCGACTTCAAACTAATTTTGGCCTCGCTTGCGGAAATAGCGATCGAGCAAGGGAGTGATTTGACGGAAACCAGCGATGGCAGCGACTTCGCGTCGGAAGCCGACTAA
- the LOC136192218 gene encoding uncharacterized protein, whose translation MRWHQIVVATALIVLSCCRGLVTSDSDDDACAEEQTNSLANRCMYDVPEDFQPGGDPKCPNKCSCSSDRQYGRIICIGLTATTPTMFSSLSYLDSYKTLEIYNSPLETFDGGILWSGLQELILKNCSLTCLTANAHDSFCYKAPSLEFLLVEDNPLDFVETMKVLRHTDEGSCSLSTLCLKNNNLSSLSEQPFYQLSVLSHIDLSRNLLTSIGDYDFQMENSSYVNFVSLQFNKLQTISSNSQLGSVFQQSKAPAKKLCLKGNEFVCNCSLSWTCPNDADPDQPSFYSWADEGYTEATCHNLQPPQTIKSWCEDSPMPCPTSNLLLPILGSVGGALAVALTASGIVFIRRRRLRRSFAPTQPRRRRSREGDRLLEESVQSVKVHAKSTMSRNRKKTKKGDTSQSEEASSGLASSEDSVDIMQSFFIPPGSLTKLKRIGEGGSGFVYKAKWNADIVALKELRSMHLLEAEKEEFRREALLMSQLHHPNIVLLMGICLDEGSMCIVTEYMSRKSVSSILRPRKGTYKPLEQNRIRRMLLHAARGMAHLHCQNPPIIHRDLKCGNLLVDRDFNVKVADFGVAKMLDHFKKDRTHTKLPGTLLWTAPELMVDSPVLTKKADVYSFGIVVWEFVGAPEAPFSHLKTPYLFELAAEVKKGDRPIIPTTCPEDLKELMVTCWQHDYQKRPEFTDVINRLEQGNLLEVSIDEAESTSTAALAQTEEASEAN comes from the exons ATGCGGTGGCACCAGATTGTCGTAGCAACTGCGCTGATCGTTTTGAGTTGTTGTCGAGGATTGGTCACAAGTGactcggacgacgacgcttgTGCAGAGGAGCAAACGAACTCACTGGCTAATCGCTGTATGTATGATGTTCCAGAAGACTTTCAACCAGGGGGCGATCCGAAATGTCCGAACAAATGCAGCTGCTCTTCTGACCGCCAATATGGTAGGATCATCTGCATCGGGTTGACTGCGACCACACCAACGATgttctcgtcgctctcttACCTCGATTCCTACAAGACGCT TGAGATTTACAACAGTCCTTTAGAGACTTTCGACGGCGGAATTCTATGGTCAGGGCTACAAGAGCT cattttgaaaaattgcaGTCTGACTTGTCTTACCGCGAACGCCCACGACAGCTTCTGCTATAAAGCGCCGTCTCTTGAATTTCT CCTCGTTGAAGACAATCCACTGGACTTTGTGGAGACGATGAAAGTATTGCGCCACACCGACGAGGGAAGCTGCTCCCTGTCAACGCT GTGtttgaaaaataataatttatctTCATTGAGTGAACAACCGTTCTACCAACTTAGCGTCTTATCACACAT CGATCTGTCTCGTAATCTGTTGACAAGCATTGGGGATTATGACTTTCAAATGGAAAACTCTTCCTATGTCAACTTTGT GAGCTTGCAATTTAACAAATTgcaaacgatttcttccaattcaCAACTTGGATCTGTTTTTCAGCAATCAAAGGCGCCAGCTAAAAAATT GTGTTTGAAAGGTAATGAGTTTGTGTGCAACTGCTCTCTTTCTTGGACTTGTCCTAATGATGCGGATCCGGATCAACCTTCGTTTTACAGTTGGGCCGATGAAGGTTATACGGAAGCTACATGCCATAATCTACAGCCTCCCCAAACAATAAAATCTTGGTGTGAAGACTCTCCTATGCCAT GTCCCACTAGCAACCTACTACTACCTATCCTTGGATCTGTTGGTGGCGCCCTTGCTGTTGCCCTGACGGCGAGCGGGATAGTCTTCATTCGCAGACGAAGATTGCGTCGTTCCTTTGCTCCGACGCAgcctcgccgtcgtcgctcgaggGAAGGCGACAGACTTCTGGAGGAAAGCGTGCAAAGTGTGAAGGTGCACGCTAAATCGACCATGTCACGAAACCGAAAGAAAACCAAGAAAGGAGATACTAGTCAAAGTGAAGAAGCATCGTCAGGGCTTGCGTCGTCGGAAGACTCAGTCGATATTATGCAGTCGTTCTTTATTCCTCCCGGAAGTTTGACGAAGTTGAAGAG aataggagaaggaggatCTGGATTTGTGTACAAGGCCAAGTGGAATGCCGATATTGTCGCCCTGAAAGAATTACGAAGTATGCATTTACTCGAGGCCGAAAAGGAAGAATTCCGAAGAGAAGCTCTTCTTATGAG CCAACTGCATCATCCCAACATTGTTCTCTTGATGGGAATTTGCTTGGACGAAGGAAGCATGTGTATTGTGACCGAGTACATGTCCAGAAAATCGGTGTCCAGCATCCTTCGTCCTCGCAAGGGTACTTACAAGCCGTTAGAGCAGAATCGGATCAGACGAATG CTTCTTCATGCTGCCAGAGGAATGGCGCACCTTCATTGCCAGAACCCTCCTATCATTCACAGAGACCTCAAGTGCGGCAATCTGCTGGTCGATAGGGACTTCAACGTCAAAGTTGCCGACTTCGGCGTAGCCAAGATGCTCGATCATTTCaagaaag ATAGGACTCATACGAAACTTCCGGGTACACTTCTGTGGACGGCTCCGGAACTGATGGTAGATTCGCCTGTCTTGACCAAGAAAGCCGACGTCTATTCGTTCGGCATCGTTGTTTGGGAGTTTGTTGGAGCCCCAGAGGCTCCCTTTTCCCACTTGAAAACTCCGTACCTTTTTGAG CTTGCTGCTGAAGTGAAGAAAGGCGATCGTCCCATCATTCCTACCACTTGCCCGGAAGACTTGAAGGAGTTGATGGTAACGTGCTGGCAGCACGATTACCAAAAGCGACCGGAGTTTACCGACGTTATCAATCGCCTTGAGCAAGGCAATCTTCTAGAAGTCTCCATAGACGAAGCGGAGTCTACGTCAACGGCTGCTCTGGCCCAAACGGAAGAAGCAAGTGAAGCAAACTAG